Sequence from the Lysobacter capsici genome:
CTGGCCCGGCCGCTGGCCAAGAACGGCTACGGCCAATACCTGCTCGGCCTGGCCGAGCGCGGCTTCGTGCCCTGAGGAAACCGTTTTGAAGATCATCGAAACCGATCTGCCGGGCTGTCTGATCGTCGAACCGCAGGTGTTCGGCGACGCGCGTGGGTATTTCTACGAATCGTTCAATCACGACAAACTGGCGGCGGTGGGGCTGAAGCCGAATTTCGTCCAGGGCAACGTCTCGTCCTCGGCGCGCGGCGTGCTGCGGGGCGTGCATTACCAGTGGCCTAATCCGCAGGGCAAGTACGTGTCGGTGATCGAAGGCGAAGTGTGGGACGTCGCGGTCGACATCCGTCGCGGTTCGCCTCACTTCGGCCGTTGGACCGCTGTGGTGTTGAGCGAAGAGAACAAGCGTCATTTCTGGATTCCCGAAGGCTTCGCCCACGGTTTCGCGGTGCTCAGCGAACGCGCGGTGTTCAGTTATCTGTGCACGAATACCTACGACGCCAAGGCCGATGCCGGCGTGCGCTGGGACGATCCGGATCTGGCGATCGACTGGCCGATCAGCGAGCCCTCGCTGTCGGCCAAGGACACCAACGCGCCTTGGCTCAAGGACATCGCCGAAGAGCGGTTGCCGGTGTACATGCCATGACAGGGCCGGCCATGAAGCTGTTGCTGCTCGGCGGCGACGGCCAGGTCGGTTTCGAATTGCGCCGTTCGCTGGCGCCGCTGGGCGAGGTCGTCGTCACCACTCGCGGCGGGACGCTGGCCGACGGCGGCGCCTGCGAAGCGCTGGATCTGACCCAGATCGACACGATCGAGCCGCTGCTGCGACGCGTGCGCCCCGACTACGTGGTCAACGCCACCGCCTACACCGCGGTGGATCGCGCCGAAACCGAACGCGAACTCGCCTTCATCGTCAACGCGCAGGCGCCGGGCCGGCTGGCCGAGCTGTGCGCGGCCGACGGCATCGGGCTGGTGCATTACTCGACCGACTACGTGTTCGACGGCAGCGGCACCCGGCCTTACCTCGACACCGACCCGACCGGCCCGCTCGGCGCTTACGGTCAGAGCAAACTCGCCGGCGAACAGGCGATCGGCGCCAGCGGCGCGCGTCATCTGATCCTGCGCACCGCCTGGGTCTACGCCACCCGCGGCGGCAACTTCCTGCGCACCATGCTGCGCCTGGGCGCCGAGCGCGAAGAGTTGCGCGTGGTCGCCGACCAGCACGGTTCGCCGACCCCGGCCTGGCTGCTGGCCGATGCGGCCGCGCAAGTGCTGGGGCAGGGCATCGCCGAATCGGGCGTGCGCCACCTGGTCGCCGCCGGCCAGACCAGCTGGCACGGTTTCGCCGAGGCGATCTTCGACGAAGCCCACGCGCGCGGCCTGATCGAACGCAAGCCGCGGGTGCTGCCGATCACCACCGCCGAGTACCCGACCCCGGCCCGCCGTCCGGCCTATTCGGTGCTCGACAGCCGCCATCTGCAGGCCGAGTACGGCCTGACGATTCCGGACTGGCGCGAGGCCTTGCGCACGACCCTGGATCGCGACAGGCTGGGCGCGTAAACCCCGCCCGCGCCCGCGCCGCCTACCTGGGCCCCCTGTAGGAGCGGCGCAAGCCGCGACCGCGAACCCGCCACCGCGACGAAACCCCGCCCACCCGCCGCGCGCCGCGCCATCGCCGATTGTGCCGCCCCCGTCCTCCTGCCTATGATCGCCGCGTCGCGGATGCGACGGCGGTCGCGGGTCCGGGGAGGACGCGGCGGTCGGGATTCGCCGCGCGCACCTTCGCGTACGGTGGATGCACAGGGACTTCGCCGCCTCACGGTTGCGATCGAATCGATACGGTCACAGGGGACCACCATGAACCATCTGCGATGCGCGCTGCTGCTGGCGGGCGTGCTTACGGCCGCCGCCGCCACGTCCGCGTTTGCGGCCACCGAATCGGCCGGCGCCGCCACCGTCGATGTCGACGCCTTCGTCAAGGCCGACACCTTCAGCGACATCAAGCTGTCGCCGACCGGCGAGTTCTACGCCGCCTCGGTGCCGATGGGCGATGAAACCGGCCTGGTGATCTTCACCCGCACCGACATGAAGATGGCCGGCTCGTTCCGGCTCGGCAAGAACAACCACGTCGCCGATTTCGATTGGGTCAGCCCGACCCGGCTGCTGATCAGCATGGCGCAGAAACTCGGTTCGCGCGACGAGCCGATCCCGACCGGCGAGATCTACGCGATCAACGCCAACGGCACCGGCGTCGACGTGCTGGTCGGTTACCGCCTGCAGGTCAACAACACCGGCACCCGCATCCAGCCCAAGAAGGTGGAAGCGGTGGCCGCGTACCTGGTCGACGACCTACCGGACGACGACAAGCGCGTGGTGATCTCTGTGCAGCAGTTCAGCGCCGACGCCTACACCCGCGCCGAGCATCTGGACGTGTTCAGCGGCCGCCGCAACGCGATCACCATCGCGCCGGTGCGCAACGCCGACTACTACACCGACAACGCCGGCGTGGTCCGCTTCGCGCTCGGCTACGGCACCGACTACGTGCGCAAGCTGTTCTATCGCGGCAACGACAAGGCCGATTGGGAACTGCTGCGCTCGGACGATGACGACGAGGGCATGGACATCCCGATCGGCTTCTCCGCCGACAACGTCACCGCGTATTTCCGCAGCGAACAGGCCCAGGGCCCCGACGCGATCGTCGCTTACGACACGGTGGCCAAGACCCGCAAGGAACTGCTGCGCGACAAGGTCGCCGACCCGGCGCGGATCATCTACAAGCTGCGCAGCCACGTGCCGGTCGGGGTGTTCTATTACGACGGCAAGCCGCGCACCGAGTTCTTCGACAAGACCTCGCCCGAAGCGCGCCAGTACCGCAGTCTGGAAGCGGCGTTCGCCGGCGATGCGGTGCGCATCACCTCGCAGACCGACGACGGCAAGCTGGCGCTGGTGCAGGTCTGGAACGACCGCAATCCCGGCGACGTGTACCTGTTCGACAACGAAAGCAAGCATGCCGCGCATGCGGTCAGCCGGCGCGCCTGGTTCGATCCAGCCAAGACCGCGCCGGTGCGCGCGATCACGCTCAAGGCGCGCGATGGCCTGAGCCTGTCGGGCCTGTTGACCACGCCCAACGGCAGCAGCGGCAAGTCGTTGCCGCTGGTGGTGATGCCGCACGGCGGTCCGTTCGAGATCCAGGACATGTGGCACTTCGACGACGACCCGCAGTTGCTCGCGGCCGCCGGTTACGCGGTGCTGCAGCTCAATTTTCGCGGCTCGGGCGGTTACGGCCGCGCGTTCCTGCACGCGGGCAAGCGCGAGTGGGGCGGCAAGATGCAGGACGATCTGACCGACGCGACGCGCTGGGCGATCGAGCAGGGCATCGCCGATCCCTCGCGCATCTGCCTGTACGGCGCCAGCTACGGCGGCTACGCCTCGCTGATGGGCGTGGCCAAGGAACCGACCCTGTACAAGTGCGCGGCCGGCTATGTCGGCGTGTACGACCTGCCGATGATGCACACCACCGGCGACGTGCAAAAGCGCGGCTCGGGCGAAAGCTATCTGCGCAGCTGGCTCGGCCCGCCGGAGACGCTCGACAAGGTCTCGCCCACGCGTCTGGCCGACCGGATCAAGGTGCCGGTGTTCCTCGCCGCGGGCGGCGAAGACCAGCGCGCGCCGCAGGCGCACAGCGAGAAGATGGAGAAAGCGCTGCGTCAGGCCGGGGTGCCGGTGGAGACGCTGTACTACAAGACCGAAGGCCATGGCTTCTACGAGGAAGCGCACAAGCGCGAGTTCTATTCGCGGTTGCTGGCGTTTTTGTCGCGGTCGTTGGGCGGCAAGACCGCGGCGCCGGCCAAGGTTGAGGCGGCGGGGAAGAAATGATTTCGGTTGTAGGCCGTAAGCCGTGAGCGATAGGCGGTAAGTCGCGGAACGGGCCGCGCGATCGGCGACGGCGCGGGTGAAGGTGGTTTCGTCGTGGTTGCGGATTCGCGGTCGCGGCTCGCGCCGCTCCTACAGCTAGCCCATGTAGGAGCGGCGCGAGCCGCGACCGCGACAATAAAAAAACGGCGCCGCCCGGCGCCGTTTTCGTTCTACAAAATCCGAATCCCGAATCCCGAATCCCGAATCCCGAATCCCGAATCGCGGCACCAATCACTTCAACCCGTGCATCCACCGCTTAAGCAACGGCGCCAACAACAAAAACAGCACGCCCGACCCGATCCCCAACCACATCAGCATCGAGAACAGTTCGCCGTACTTGACCGAAGCCGCCGCCATATCGATCGCACCGCCTTCGGGAATCTCGACCGACGCGATCTTCGCGAACTGCGCCGCCAGCACTTCCGAAAACGCGGTCGCCAGCCAGAACGCGCCCATCATCAGCCCGACCACGCGCGCGACCGACAGCTGGGTCACCGCCGACAGGCCGATCGGCGACAGGCACATCTCGCCGACTTCGAGAATGAAATACGCCGCGACCAGATACCACACGCTGGCCATCTCGCCGCCGCCGGACACCTTGGCCGCGGCCATCAGCGGCAGGAACGACAGGCCGGCGAAGATCAGGCCCAGCGACATCGTCAGCGGCTTGCTCGGGTTGCGGCCCTTGCGCGCCAGCCACGGCCACAACCACGAGAACAACGGCGCCAGCACCACGATGAAGAACGCGCCCAGATACGTCAGCGAACCGGCGGTCTGCGGCACCAGCACCACGTCGTGCGCGGTCGCCAGGGCCAGGCCGAGGGTCAACACGCCGACCAGCGCCTTGGCCAGACCGTCGCGGCCGCGATCGCTGGCGGTCAGCGCGGCGATCATCAGCGGCGGGCTCAGCGCCATCGAGAACAGCGACCACGGCAACGTCGGCGAATACTGGCCCAGCGCCATGCCGAACATGTCCTTGGTCATCAGCCGGTCGTTGAACGTCACCCACGAGCCGTAGGTCTGCTCGTACAGGGTGAAGAAGATCAGCACCGCGAAGATCAGGATCACCAGCGCGAGCATGCGTTCGCGTTCGACCCGGTCGCAGCCGCGCGCGATGAAGCCGAAGAACCAGATCAGGAACACCAGCAAGGTCGCGAGCATGATCCCCAGCGCGGCGGTGAAACTCAGGCTGCCGATGGCGAGGGTGACCTGCGAGGCGACCTGGATCGTGCCCCACAGCACCAGCACGCCGAGCGCGGTGCCCAGATAGATCCACAGCTCGCGCGACAGCCTGAAAGCGGCCGGGCCGACTTTCTCGCGCAGCCTGGCTGGTTCGGCCGGCTCGGCGTGGCCGTGCAGATAGCGCTGGCCCCACAGGAACATCGCCAGGCCCGCGATCATGCCGATGCCGGCCGCGCCGAAGCCGTATTTCCAGCCGTAGGTTTCGCCGAGGAAGGCGCAGATCAGCGCCGAGAACAGCGCGCCGACGTTGATGCCGGCGTAGAACAGGGTGAAGCCCGAGTCGCGGCGCGGATCGTCGAGCGCGTACAGCTTGCCGACGATGGTCGAGATGTTCGGCTTGAGGAACCCCACGCCGCCGATGATCAGCGCCAGCGACAGGTAGAACACCTGCAGCGCGGTTTCGTCGCGCACCACCACGCCGTTGACCAGCTTCGCCGCGTGGCCCTCGTAGGCCATGCCCAGGTGGCCGAGCACCAGCAGCACGCCGCCGAGCACCACCGCCTTGCGCATGCCCAGGTAGCGATCGGCCAGCAGGCCGCCGATCACCGGCACCGCGTAGACCAGGCCGCCGTAGGCGCCGATCAGGTCGTAGCCGGCGTCGTCGCCGAACAGGTGGTACTTCAGCAAGTACAGCAGCAGCAGCGCTTTCATTCCGTAGAACGAAAAGCGCTCCCACATCTCGGTGAAGAAGCACACGTACAGGCCCTTGGGGTGGCCGAGGAAGTCGTTGCCGCGGGGCGCGGCGGGCGCCGGGGTCGACAGGGTGCTGGCTGCGGGCACGAGTGGATTCCCTTCGGTCCGGGAGCGGGCCGGGACGCGGAGTATAGGGTTATGGACGATAGCGGCCCTCATCCGGCCTGTCGGCCACCTTCTCCCGCAGGCGGGGTGAGGGGCCGCGCTTGCGAGCCACTGGCTCGCGCGGCACCGAACGCCCGAACGCTATGCGTTCGGGCCGGGAGGTTGGAGTCGCCCCCATCCACCGTTACCACTTTCCCCAGCCAAATCCGGAAAAACCCCGCATTTGCCCAATCCCGCCTTTTGCCGCACTGCACTTTTACAGCGGCCCGCGGCGGATGCGATCATCGGCGGATTGCGTGGCGCCCGGCCCCTGGCGGCCGGGTCCGCCCATACACCGCCGCACTGCCCGATCACCCGCGATGGAGACGCCGATGGCCTCGTCCGCACAACCGCAATTGACCCTCCGAGCCGTCCTGCTATCCGTCTTCCTGGCGGTGATCCTGGCTGCAGCCAATGCCTACCTGGGCCTGTTCGCCGGCCTCACCATCGCCACCGCGATCCCCGCCGCCGTGATCTCGATGGGCGTGCTGCGCCTGCTCGGCGGCGGCACGATCCTGGAAAACAACATCGTCCAGACCGGCGCCTCGGCCGGCTCCTCGATCGCCGCCGGCGTGATCTTCACGATCCCGGCGCTGGTCATCCTGGGCTACTGGCAGGACTTCCGTTACTCCTGGGTGCTCGCGATCGCCGGCCTGGGCGGCCTGCTCGGCGTGCTGTTCTCGGTGCCGCTGCGCCGGTCGATGATCGTCGAAGACCCGCTGCCCTTCCCGGAAGGCAAGGCCGCGGCCGAAGTGCTCAAGGCCGGCGAAAACCCCGGCCCGGGCCTGAAGATCCTCGGCCTGGCCGGCGGCATCGGCGCGCTGGTCAAGCTCGCCGCCGAAAGCGGCATGCGCCTGATCCCCGACAACGCCATCGCCTCGGGCTGGCTGGGCAAGTACCTGGGCTTCATGGGCACCAACCTGTCGCCGGCGCTGCTCGGCGTGGGCTACATCGTCGGCCTCAACGTCGGCATCGTGGTGCTGTCGGGCAGCGTGCTGTCGTGGCAGTTCGCGATTCCGATCTATCACGCCTTCTTCCTCAACTCCGATCCCGAACTCGCCGCGCGCATCGTCGACGGCAGCGCCGAGCAGATCGGCCGCGCGATCTGGTCGGCCAAGGTGCGCTATCTGGGCGTGGGCACGATGCTGATCGGCGGCGTGTGGACCTTGTTCTCGCTGCGCAAGTCGCTGCTGTCGGGCGTCAAGAGCGGTCTGGCCGCGGCGCGCAAGGGCACCAGCGGCGTGGTCGCCGAAACCGATCGCGACCTGCCGATGAAGTGGATGCTGATCGCGCTGGTCGCGTTCGTGATGCCGCTGCTGCTGCTGTATCAGGCCATCGTCGGCAACTGGTTCGTCAGCGTGCCGATGACCATCATCATGATCGTCGCCGGTTTTCTGTTCGTGTCGGTGTCGGCCTACCTGGCCGGCCTGATCGGTTCGTCCAACAACCCGGTTTCGGGCATCACCATCTCGACCATCCTGTTCGCCTCGGCGGTGCTGGTGCTGATGCTCGGCCGCGACTCGCCGATCGGCGCCGTCGCCGCGATCATGATCGGCGCGGTGGTGTGCTGCGCGGCGGCGGTCGGCGGCGACAATCTGCAGGATCTCAAGGCCGGTTACATCGTCGGCGCGACGCCGTGGAAGCAGCAGCTCATGCTCGGCATCGGCACGTTCTCGTGCGCGCTGATCATGGCGCCGATCCTCAACCTGCTCGCCGCGGCCTACGGCATCGGCGCGCCGACGCCGGAGCATCCGAATTCGCTGGCCGCGCCGCAGGCAACGCTGATGGCGTCGGTCGCCAAGGGCATGTTCGGCGGCGAACTGCCGTGGACGATGATCGGCATCGGCGCCGGCATCGGCGTGGTCATCATCGCCTTCGACGAATGGCTCAAGTCGCGCAAGTTCAAGTTCCGCGTGCCGGTGCTGGCCGCGGCGATCGGCATCTACCTGCCGCTGGAACTGATGGTGCCGATCTTCCTCGGCGGCCTGCTGTCGCACATCGTCGGCCGCCGTCGCGGCCTGACCAAGCACAGCGACGAAGCCGAGGTCGATCGCGTGCATCGTCCCGGTACCTTGTTCGCGGCCGGCCTGATCACGGGTGAAGCGCTGATGGGTATCGCGATCGCGTTCCCGATCGTGATCTCGACCCGCGCCGACGTGCTGGCGCTGCCCGAGCGGTTCCACTTCGGCGCCGGTATCGGCCTGCTGGTGCTCGCGGCGGTGGTGTGGCTGTTCTACCGCAGCAGCCGCAACGCGCCGGTGCCCGCGCCGAGCGCCTGATCCCTGCGACGGCCCGGCGCGATGCCGGGCCGTTCCTGTTTCTGTCGCGTGCTCGCGCACGCCTTCGATAACGCTAGAGGTTTCGCCATGACGCCACGCCACGCACTCCTGCCGATGGCCCTGCTGCTGGCCTGCGCATCCGCGCCGGCCCTGTCCCTCACGCCGCCGCTCGCGCGCGGCCTGGAAGTGCGCGACCTGGCCGCGATGGACCGGTTCTCTTCGCCGACCCTGTCGCCCGACGGCCGCCAACTGGTGTTCGCCAAGCGCGTGGTCGATTTCGGCGCCAACAAGTCCTCGACCTCGCTGTGGATCGAAGACCTGTTCGCGCGCGATGCGGCGCCGCCCAAGCGCTTGACCCCGGACGGCTGGAACGTCAATTCGCCGGCGTTTTCCGCCGACGGCAAGACCGTGTACTTCCTCAGCAGCAAGGGCGGCAGCTCGCAGCTGTATTCGCTGCCGCTGAGCGGCGGCACGCCCAAGCAGGTCACCGCGTTCGACGGCGACGTCGGCGGTTTCCAGCTCTCGCCCGACGGCAAGCGCGTGGCGTTCAACGCCGAGGCCTATGTCGATTGCGCGGCCGACCTGGCCTGCAGCAAGAAGAAGCTCGACGCGGCCGAGAAGAGCAAGGTCAGCGGCAAGGTGTTCGACCGCATGTTCGTGCGCCACTGGGATACCTGGAACGACGGCCGCCTTAACCGCCTGTTCGTGACCGATCTGCCTGCGGCCGGCAAGACCGTCAACAGCGCCAAGCTGGTCAGCGGCGAAGTGATCGGCGACGTGCCCTCGCGTCCGTTCGGCGACAGCAGCGAATACACCTGGTCGCCCGACAGCCAGTCGCTGGTGTTCAGCGCGCGCGCGGCCGATGCGAAGGAACCGTGGTCGACCAATTTCGACCTGTACCTGGTCGGCGCCGACGGCGGCGCGGCCAGGAACCTGACCGCGTCGAACCCGGCCTGGGACACCGGCGCGGTGTTCGGCAAGGACGGCAAGACCTTGTACTACCGCGCGATGAAGCGCCCGGGTTTCGAAGCGGATCGTTTCGGCCTGTTCGAACTCGACCTGGCCAGCGGCAAGGCGCGCGAGATCGCGCCGCAGTGGGATCGTTCGGCCAGCGGCATCGTGCTGTCCGACGACGGCAAGACCATCTACACCACCGCCGAGGACCTGGGCCGGCAGCCGCTGTTCGGCGTCGACATCGCCAGCGGCAAGGCGAGCGAGCTGATCGCCGACGGCACCGTCGGTTCGCCGGTGCTGGCCGGCAAGACGTTTGCGTTCACCCGCAACAGCCTCAAGAGCGGCGACCAGATCTTCGTCGGCGGCCTCGACGGCGCGCCGCAGCGCGCGATCACCCCGAGCGCTAGCGAACTGCTGCCGGGCGTGAAGTTCGGCGAGGCCGAACAGTTCGAGTTCAAGGGCTGGAACGGCGACACCGTGCATGGCTACGTGGTCAAGCCGTGGAATTACCAGGAAGGCCAGAAGTACCCGGTCGCGTTCCTGATCCACGGCGGCCCGCAGGGCAGCTTCGGCGACGGCTGGAGCTATCGCTGGAACCCGCAGACCTACACCGGCCAGGGCTATGCGGTGGTCATGATCGACTTCCACGGCTCCACCGGTTACGGCCAGGCCTTCACCGATGCGATCAGCCAGCATTGGGGCGACCGTCCGCTGGAAGACCTGCAGAAGGGCTGGGCCGCGGCGCAGAAGAAGTATTCCTTCCTCAACGGCGACAAGGCCTGCGCGCTGGGCGCGTCGTACGGCGGCTTCATGGTCAACTGGATCGCCGGCAACTGGCAGCAACCGTGGAAGTGCCTGGTCAGCCACGACGGCGTGTTCGACCAGCGCATGATGGGTTACGCGACCGAAGAGCTGTGGTTCACCGAGTGGGAGCAGGGCGGTACGCCGTTCGATGTTCCGAAAAACTACGAGAAGTTCAATCCGGTCAATCACGTCAAGGACTGGAAGGTGCCGATGCTGGTGATCCATGGCCAGCTCGATTACCGCATCCCGGTCGAACAGGGCCTGGGCGTGTTCACCGCCTTGCAGCGTCAGGGCATCGAGTCCAAGTTCCTGTACTTCCCGGACGAGAACCACTGGGTGCTCAAGCCGCAGAACAGCGTGCTGTGGCACGACACGGTCAATGGTTGGCTGAAGCAGCACATCGGTCAGTAAGCGCCCGCACCGCGCCGTTCCCGCGAAGGCCGCCCACGGGCGGCCTTCGTCGTTGTGGGGCATATGCGTGGCTTCGATCCCCACTGTAGGAGCGGCGCGAGCCGCGACCGCGAAACCTCAGATGCGTCGTAACTGCGATGCCGCGATCGCGGCTCACGCCTCTCCTTCAGGGGGCTATCGTCGCAACGATGGAAGAACGACAGCTGCGCCGCGTTGGGCGCCGTTTCCCGCGAGGGTTGCGCCTTGTCCGGTTCCGACTGTAGGAGCGGCGCGAGCCGCGACCGCGAAACTCGCTTGCGTCGTAACTGCGATGCCGCGGTCGCGGCTCACGCCGCTCCTACAGGGGGCTATTGTCGCAACGATGGAAGGACGACAGCTGTGCCGCGTTGCGCGCCGTTTCCCGCGAGGGTTGTGCGTTGTCCGGTTCCGACTGTAGGAGCGGCGTGAGCCGCGACCGCGACACCTCATATGCGTCGTATGTGTGAGGTCGCGGTCGCGGCTCACGCCGCTCCTGCAGGGGCTATCGTGGTAACGATGGAAGGACGACAGCTGCGCCGCGTTGGGCGCCGTTTCCCGCGAGGGTTGCGCCTTGTCCGGTTCCGACTGTAGGAGCGGCGTAAGCCGCGACCGCGAAACCTCAAATGCGTCGTATGCGCGATGCCGCGATCGCGGCTCACGCCGCTCCTACAGGAGGCGGCCGTGGCAACGACATGCGGCAACCGTTTCGCCACCTGAACTCGCGGCATCACCCCACCGGCCCTTGCCCCGTCCGGTCGATCCGAAGTAAAAGCGATCACACCAACGCACGAGACACCCGGCATGCCCGAAACCGCCCACACGGCGCTCATCAGCAACGACATCGTCGTCCTCGGCCTGATCGCCGCCACCCTGGGCCTGGTGTTCTGGACCTCGTCGAAGCAGACCGGCTTCTGGAAAAAGTTCTACACCTTCGTGCCGGCGCTGCTGCTGTGCTATTTCATCCCGGGCATCTACAACACCGTCGGCCTGGTCGACGGCGAAAACACCAAGCTCTACAACCCGGTCGCCAGCCGCGTGCTGCTGCCGGCGGCGCTGGTGCTGCTGACCCTGACCATCGACCTCAAGGGCGTGCTCAAGCTCGGCCCCAAGCTGCTGCTGATGTACGCGGTGTCCTCGCTCAGCGTGATGCTCGGCGCGATCGTCGCCTTCGTCGCGATGCGCGCGTTCCATCCCGAAACCGTGTCCGGCGACACCTGGGGGGGCATGGCGGCTCTGGCCGGCAGCTGGATCGGCGGCGGCGCCAACATGCTGGCGATGAAGGAGATCTTCCAGGTCGATGCGACCACCTTCGGCCAGTTCGCCGTGGTCGACGTCGGCGTGGGCTACGTGTGGATGGCGGTGCTGATCTTCCTCGCCAGCCGCGCCAAGCAGATCGACGAGCGCAGCGGCGCCGACACCTCGGGCATCGAGGAACTCAAGCAGCGCATCGAAAGTTTCCAGGCTCAGCACCAGCGCATCGCCAGCCTGACCGATCTGGCGATGATCATCGGCATCGCCTTCGGCGTGGTCGGCCTGGCGCATGCGATCGCCACGCCGCTGTCGGGCTGGTTCGCCGCGAACGTGTCGTGGGCGCGCACGGTCAGCCTGCACGAACCGTTCTTCTGGGTGGTCGCGGTATCGACCTTCGCCGGCCTGGCACTGAGCTTCACCCGCGCGCGCGAACTCGAAGGCGCGGGCGCGTCGAAGATCGGCAGTCTGCTGCTGTATTTCCTGATCGCCTGCATCGGCTTGCAGATGGATATTCTGGCCTTGCTCGACAAACCGTGGCTGTTCGCGCTGGGCCTGATCTGGATCAGCGTGCATATCGCGATCCTGTGGGGCGTCGGCCGCTTGCTGCGGGTGCCGTTCTTCTATTTCGCGATCGGCTCGCAGAGCAACATCGGCGGCCCGGCTTCGGCGCCGGTGGTGGCGTCGGCGTTCCATCCGTCGCTGGCGCCGGTGGGCGCGTTGCTGGGTACGCTGGGTTACGCGACCGGGACGGGATTGGCGTACATCGTCGGCATCACCTTGCGTTCGCTCGCGGGCGCTGCGCCTGCCTGAAGTCCGACTGTAGGAGCGGCGCGAGCCGCGACCGCGACATCGCGCATACGACGCACGTGATGTTTCGCGGTCGCCGCTTGCGCCGCTCCTACATCTCGCTTGTCCGCAACCTCATTGCTTCTGACCTACAGCCATGACCTACGAGTCGTTAGCCGCACGCACCGGTATCCCCCTGCCACCGACGTTCGCCCGCCTGATCGCCGACGGCAAGACCCGCTACGGCGAAAATCTCGACGATTGGAAGGCGAACTGGAGCGACTACACCCTGCGCGCGCAGCCGCTGCTTTCGTGCGCCTACGATCTGGAATGGATCGGTCCGGAGCAGGCCGAAGAGATCGCCGAGGCCTGGCTCAATCCGGGTTTTCAGCACGCGCGCGCATTCGTGCCGTTCGCGATTTCCGGCGCCGGCGATGCCTATTGCCTGATGACGACCGCCGCGGGCACGATCGCGGTCGCACTGGTCTGGCACGATCGCGACGACAGCGCGATAGAAACGGCGTCGTTCGAACATTTCGTTTTCACCAAACTGGTGGAGAGTGCCGCCGATTTCGAACACCTGCTGGACGATTTTTCGCCCGCTCAGGCGCGCGAGTGCGTCCTGGCCAATATGCGAGCCGCTGCCGCGTATCTGCCCGCGAACTTGAATCACGCCCTGGCGGCGTTGATCTCGTCGCAACTGCCGGATGACGAAAGCGATAGCGCCATGATCTCGCAGGTGACAGCGCAAGCGGCTTTCGGCGTGCTGCCTGCATTCGCGCAGGAGCGCTTTGCGGTGGTGCCGCGCTGGCACTGCAATGAGCGTTGATGCGCGGGGCGTTGGCGCTTGATCGTCGTACGCCATGATGCCGACGGCCATCGAGTGCATCGATAATCGCGCAAAACAAAGGCCGCCCTCG
This genomic interval carries:
- a CDS encoding alpha/beta hydrolase family protein; amino-acid sequence: MNHLRCALLLAGVLTAAAATSAFAATESAGAATVDVDAFVKADTFSDIKLSPTGEFYAASVPMGDETGLVIFTRTDMKMAGSFRLGKNNHVADFDWVSPTRLLISMAQKLGSRDEPIPTGEIYAINANGTGVDVLVGYRLQVNNTGTRIQPKKVEAVAAYLVDDLPDDDKRVVISVQQFSADAYTRAEHLDVFSGRRNAITIAPVRNADYYTDNAGVVRFALGYGTDYVRKLFYRGNDKADWELLRSDDDDEGMDIPIGFSADNVTAYFRSEQAQGPDAIVAYDTVAKTRKELLRDKVADPARIIYKLRSHVPVGVFYYDGKPRTEFFDKTSPEARQYRSLEAAFAGDAVRITSQTDDGKLALVQVWNDRNPGDVYLFDNESKHAAHAVSRRAWFDPAKTAPVRAITLKARDGLSLSGLLTTPNGSSGKSLPLVVMPHGGPFEIQDMWHFDDDPQLLAAAGYAVLQLNFRGSGGYGRAFLHAGKREWGGKMQDDLTDATRWAIEQGIADPSRICLYGASYGGYASLMGVAKEPTLYKCAAGYVGVYDLPMMHTTGDVQKRGSGESYLRSWLGPPETLDKVSPTRLADRIKVPVFLAAGGEDQRAPQAHSEKMEKALRQAGVPVETLYYKTEGHGFYEEAHKREFYSRLLAFLSRSLGGKTAAPAKVEAAGKK
- the rfbC gene encoding dTDP-4-dehydrorhamnose 3,5-epimerase produces the protein MKIIETDLPGCLIVEPQVFGDARGYFYESFNHDKLAAVGLKPNFVQGNVSSSARGVLRGVHYQWPNPQGKYVSVIEGEVWDVAVDIRRGSPHFGRWTAVVLSEENKRHFWIPEGFAHGFAVLSERAVFSYLCTNTYDAKADAGVRWDDPDLAIDWPISEPSLSAKDTNAPWLKDIAEERLPVYMP
- a CDS encoding OPT family oligopeptide transporter — protein: MASSAQPQLTLRAVLLSVFLAVILAAANAYLGLFAGLTIATAIPAAVISMGVLRLLGGGTILENNIVQTGASAGSSIAAGVIFTIPALVILGYWQDFRYSWVLAIAGLGGLLGVLFSVPLRRSMIVEDPLPFPEGKAAAEVLKAGENPGPGLKILGLAGGIGALVKLAAESGMRLIPDNAIASGWLGKYLGFMGTNLSPALLGVGYIVGLNVGIVVLSGSVLSWQFAIPIYHAFFLNSDPELAARIVDGSAEQIGRAIWSAKVRYLGVGTMLIGGVWTLFSLRKSLLSGVKSGLAAARKGTSGVVAETDRDLPMKWMLIALVAFVMPLLLLYQAIVGNWFVSVPMTIIMIVAGFLFVSVSAYLAGLIGSSNNPVSGITISTILFASAVLVLMLGRDSPIGAVAAIMIGAVVCCAAAVGGDNLQDLKAGYIVGATPWKQQLMLGIGTFSCALIMAPILNLLAAAYGIGAPTPEHPNSLAAPQATLMASVAKGMFGGELPWTMIGIGAGIGVVIIAFDEWLKSRKFKFRVPVLAAAIGIYLPLELMVPIFLGGLLSHIVGRRRGLTKHSDEAEVDRVHRPGTLFAAGLITGEALMGIAIAFPIVISTRADVLALPERFHFGAGIGLLVLAAVVWLFYRSSRNAPVPAPSA
- a CDS encoding peptide MFS transporter: MPAASTLSTPAPAAPRGNDFLGHPKGLYVCFFTEMWERFSFYGMKALLLLYLLKYHLFGDDAGYDLIGAYGGLVYAVPVIGGLLADRYLGMRKAVVLGGVLLVLGHLGMAYEGHAAKLVNGVVVRDETALQVFYLSLALIIGGVGFLKPNISTIVGKLYALDDPRRDSGFTLFYAGINVGALFSALICAFLGETYGWKYGFGAAGIGMIAGLAMFLWGQRYLHGHAEPAEPARLREKVGPAAFRLSRELWIYLGTALGVLVLWGTIQVASQVTLAIGSLSFTAALGIMLATLLVFLIWFFGFIARGCDRVERERMLALVILIFAVLIFFTLYEQTYGSWVTFNDRLMTKDMFGMALGQYSPTLPWSLFSMALSPPLMIAALTASDRGRDGLAKALVGVLTLGLALATAHDVVLVPQTAGSLTYLGAFFIVVLAPLFSWLWPWLARKGRNPSKPLTMSLGLIFAGLSFLPLMAAAKVSGGGEMASVWYLVAAYFILEVGEMCLSPIGLSAVTQLSVARVVGLMMGAFWLATAFSEVLAAQFAKIASVEIPEGGAIDMAAASVKYGELFSMLMWLGIGSGVLFLLLAPLLKRWMHGLK
- the rfbD gene encoding dTDP-4-dehydrorhamnose reductase — protein: MKLLLLGGDGQVGFELRRSLAPLGEVVVTTRGGTLADGGACEALDLTQIDTIEPLLRRVRPDYVVNATAYTAVDRAETERELAFIVNAQAPGRLAELCAADGIGLVHYSTDYVFDGSGTRPYLDTDPTGPLGAYGQSKLAGEQAIGASGARHLILRTAWVYATRGGNFLRTMLRLGAEREELRVVADQHGSPTPAWLLADAAAQVLGQGIAESGVRHLVAAGQTSWHGFAEAIFDEAHARGLIERKPRVLPITTAEYPTPARRPAYSVLDSRHLQAEYGLTIPDWREALRTTLDRDRLGA